From the genome of Nicotiana sylvestris chromosome 2, ASM39365v2, whole genome shotgun sequence, one region includes:
- the LOC104244189 gene encoding zinc-finger homeodomain protein 9-like: MDISSNTNTAIATTVKSTEAEPETPIRIQPAKPISFSNGVLKRHNSLHLPHHHGFNNNHHHHAVVVTYKECLKNHAASLGGHAVDGCGEFMPSPTANPVDPTSLKCAACGCHRNFHRREPEEPVLPNQNTIPALEYQPHHRHHPPPPPPPHHGGSGGHSSPNSSSPPPISSAYYPASAPHMLLALSAGLSGPPAETNPLISPSSNPMSSAHLSNPNGSGRKRFRTKFTQDQKERMLEFAEKVEWKIQKRDEELISDFCSKIGVEKGVLKVWMHNNKCKKDQATAAAAVNAVASTNNLNGNNANGFGFISRNNTDAIASEFHIHRESSNDNDKNHNHHLHNNDSVSAHGVTTNGSSSSS; the protein is encoded by the coding sequence ATGGACATAAGCAGCAACACAAACACGGCCATAGCCACTACTGTCAAAAGCACTGAAGCTGAACCCGAAACCCCTATTCGGATCCAACCCGCTAAGCCCATTTCTTTTAGCAACGGTGTCCTCAAACGCCATAATTCTCTTCATCTTCCCCACCACCATGGCTTTAACAACAACCACCACCACCACGCGGTGGTTGTTACTTACaaggaatgtttgaaaaatcacgCTGCTAGCTTAGGTGGTCACGCCGTTGACGGTTGTGGGGAATTTATGCCTTCTCCCACTGCTAATCCGGTGGACCCTACTTCGCTAAAATGCGCTGCTTGTGGTTGTCACCGCAATTTTCATCGCCGAGAGCCGGAAGAGCCCGTACTCCCAAATCAGAACACTATTCCGGCGTTAGAGTACCAGCCTCATCATCGCCACCACCCTCCTCCACCGCCGCCGCCGCATCATGGTGGAAGTGGGGGCCACAGTAGCCCTAATTCATCATCTCCACCTCCGATCTCCTCTGCTTATTACCCCGCCTCTGCACCCCACATGCTTTTAGCACTCAGTGCTGGCTTGTCTGGCCCACCTGCTGAGACTAATCCGCTAATTTCCCCATCTTCAAACCCGATGTCATCTGCTCATTTATCAAACCCTAATGGGAGTGGGAGAAAGCGATTCAGAACTAAATTCACGCAAGATCAGAAGGAGAGAATGCTGGAATTCGCAGAGAAAGTCGAGTGGAAAATACAGAAGCGAGATGAAGAGCTGATTAGCGACTTCTGCAGCAAAATCGGAGTGGAAAAAGGGGTTCTTAAGGTATGGATGCACAATAATAAGTGCAAGAAAGATCAAGCCACCGCCGCTGCAGCTGTTAACGCCGTCGCTTCCACCAACAATCTCAATGGTAATAATGCTAACGGTTTTGGTTTTATTAGTAGAAATAACACTGACGCTATTGCTTCTGAATTCCACATTCACCGCGAAAGCAGCAATGACAATGACAAAAACCACAACCACCATCTTCATAACAACGATAGTGTTAGTGCTCATGGTGTTACCACTAATGGGTCTTCTTCTTCATCGTAA